The following are encoded together in the Prionailurus viverrinus isolate Anna chromosome B3, UM_Priviv_1.0, whole genome shotgun sequence genome:
- the SERPINA1 gene encoding alpha-1-antitrypsin: MMPSSITWGLLLLAGLCCLVPCSLAEGLQGDAVQETVASQHDHEHHEAPACHKIAPNLADFAFSMYRQVAHESNHTNIFFSPVSIATALAMLSLGSKGDTHTQILEGLGFNLTERAEGEVHEGFQQLLHTLNRPDSQLQLTTGSGLFINESVKLLNKFLEDVKNLYHSEAFSINFGDNQEAKKRINDYVEKGTQGKIVDLVQDLDKDTVFALVNYIFFKGKWEKPFEPQHTTEEDFHVDEDTTVRVPMMSRLGMFDVHYCDMLSSWSLLMDYVGNATAFFILPDQGKMQQLEEMLNRDILAKALEKRHSRSANLHLPKLSISGTYDLQTVLRKMGITKVFSNEADLSGITEQGPLKLSKALHKAVLTIDEKGTEAAGATFMEAIPMSMPPTIQFNKPFVIILYDRNTKNILFMGKVVNPTHTIPGFLKSAPSPDDRH, translated from the exons ATGATGCCATCCTCCATCACGTGGGGCCTCCTCCTGCTGGCGGGTCTGTGCTGCCTGGTCCCCTGCTCCCTGGCTGAGGGTCTCCAGGGAGACGCTGTCCAGGAGACAGTTGCATCCCAACACGACCATGAGCACCACGAGGCGCCGGCCTGCCACAAAATCGCCCCGAACCTGGCTGACTTCGCCTTCAGCATGTACCGCCAGGTGGCCCATGAGTCCAACCACACCAACATCTTCTTCTCCCCCGTGAGCATCGCTACGGCCCTCGCGATGCTGTCTCTGGGGAGCAAGGGTGACACTCACACCCAGATCCTGGAGGGCCTCGGTTTCAACCTCACCGAGAGAGCAGAGGGTGAAGTCCACGAGGGCTTCCAGCAGCTTCTCCACACCCTCAACCGGCCAGACAGCCAGCTGCAGCTGACCACCGGCAGTGGCCTGTTCATCAACGAGAGCGTGAAGCTTCTGAACAAGTTTCTGGAGGACGTCAAGAACCTGTACCACTCGGAAGCCTTCTCCATCAACTTCGGAGACAACCAAGAGGCCAAGAAACGGATCAACGATTACGTAGAGAAGGGAACCCAAGGAAAAATTGTGGATTTGGTCCAAGATCTTGACAAAGACACAGTTTTTGCTCTGGTgaactacattttctttaaag gcaAATGGGAGAAGCCCTTCGAGCCCCAGCATACCACAGAGGAGGACTTCCACGTGGACGAGGACACCACGGTCAGGGTGCCCATGATGAGCCGCCTGGGCATGTTTGACGTCCACTACTGCGACATGCTCTCCAGCTGGTCGTTGCTCATGGACTACGTGGGCAACGCCACCGCCTTCTTCATCCTGCCCGACCAGGGCAAAATGCAGCAGCTGGAGGAAATGCTGAACAGGGACATCCTGGCCAAGGCCTTGGAAAAGAGACATTCCAg GTCTGCCAATTTACATTTGCCCAAACTGTCCATTTCTGGAACCTACGACCTGCAAACCGTCCTGAGAAAAATGGGCATCACCAAGGTCTTCAGCAACGAGGCGGACCTCTCAGGGATCACTGAGCAAGGTCCCCTGAAGCTGTCCAAG GCGCTGCATAAGGCCGTGCTGACCATCGACGAGAAAGGGACAGAAGCCGCTGGGGCCACATTTATGGAAGCCATCCCCATGTCGATGCCCCCAACTATCCAGTTCAACAAGCCCTTTGTGATCATCCTCTACGACAGAAACACCAAGAACATCCTCTTCATGGGAAAGGTGGTGAACCCCACCCACACAATACCTGGCTTTCTGAAATCAGCCCCCTCCCCAGACGACAGACATTAA